Within the Salvia hispanica cultivar TCC Black 2014 chromosome 4, UniMelb_Shisp_WGS_1.0, whole genome shotgun sequence genome, the region AAACTACTACCTTGGAGTGGTATATATCTGCAAAAGCTCTTTATATAATGTGAAAGTAATATTCTCCCTGAGCTCCTGGGTTGCATTATTTTCATGACTATGATGATGATTGATGataatgattatattttcaataatatattgCTATTGTTATCTTAATGAGTAGTGGTTCTTCATAATTGTCCTTTATGTTTTGGATGTGGTATGAAGCCAAGTCTCAAAACAtataactttataataaaatgaagagcTTTTCATGCATCAACACAATTTCCTACTATAGTTGTTAACATTTTATACTAGACATCAAGACTACTATACTTATCTTTGCAGTGAATGTGCAGTCCCTTTCTGGTTCTCCTGCTAATTTTCAAGTTTATACTGCTTTATTGAAACCTCACGAGAGGATAATGGCACTTGATCTTCCTCACGGTGGTCATTTGTCACATGGTTATCAGGTATTTCCAAGCTTGTCAAGTTccatttttatcattctttCCCTTTAGTTGCACATCTTTTACCGGCTACTGACGCTCCTTTAAATTTCTGGAATATACAGACTGACACTAAGAAGATTAGTGCCGTGTCCTTATTTTTTGAGACAATGCCTTACAGACTGGACGAAAGCACTGGCTATGTTGACTATGACCAGGTACCTGGTATCATTCCTATATGAAGTCTTGAATCTAGGATGGTCTCATGACTCTCGTATGAATGGCACCTTCATGTGTTACCATGAAGCTTTGTTAAAAACTATGCCAAAGTTTCAAAAGTTTAGTCCATCATTATCTTTATAATGTAGTATGTCCTTGCTGTCAACATTTTTGGTTTCCACCTTTGCGCCTCTTGCAGTTCCATTTAGTACTTCATGGCCCATGGGGTGAgatttttgggggaaaaagttacttttccttctacaacctGGTTTTCTTGGATCATCCAGCATGTGTGAAGTTTTAAATCTTGTTGTTGCAGCTGGAAAAGAGTGCGGTACTTTTCAGGCCTAAACTGATTGTTGCTGGTGCAAGTGCTTATGCTCGTTTATATGATTATGCACGGATTCGCAAGGTAAACTtgaatattgttttttattgtgGTTCATAATTGAATACCATCTGTTCTTTTCTAGTAATAGATTTTCTTGATGTTGCTACTCTTTTTGCCTTATTGACAGGTCTGTGACAAACAAAAGGCCGTTCTGTTGGCTGATATGGCACATATTAGTGGGTTGGTTGCGGCTGGTGTCATCCCGTCACCATTTGAGTATGCAGATGTAGTTACAACTACTACACACAAATCATTACGTGGGCCACGTGGGgcaatgatattttttaggaAGGGagttaaagaaattaataaacaagGGCAAGAAGTGAGTtcttatatcattttatttttcttgcttCTGCTGCTGTCTTCTTGATATTACTCATTGGTATCTTTTTTAAAAGCATTAAGCTCTATCGTCTCCCCAATTATTTTTGCTTGTGAGGGAGGCTTGGGGCTGTGTAAGTGCCAAAATGTGCATAATGAATAAAGTGAATTCTGCGGTAGTTGATTACTAATTTCCATCTTACAGGTGAAGTATGATTTTGAGGATAAAATTAATCAAGCTGTATTTCCTGGGCTTCAAGGTGGACCACACAATCATACTATATCTGGCTTAGCAGTTGCACTAAAACAGGCAATTATtctagtgattttttttaaataggagtataattttgataattgctGATCTTATTATTCTGAATTGCAGGCCATGACACCAGAATACAAAGCTTATCAAGAGCAAGTTCTAAGTAACTGTTCAAAGTTTGCTGAGGTGACACTTCTGGGCaataaatttgtgttggaTAGAATAGAACCTGTCAACATATCTTTCTTTGAACTAGTTGTTTGGTGTCTTATCACATTAAAACATCCTATTTGCAGGCTTTGTTAGAGAGAGGCTACAATCTTGTCTCAGGTGGAACTGATAACCATCTTGTCTTGGTGAATTTAAGAGACAAGGTATACCCGCATTTGTGTTAGCACTACATTATCCACTTGCTTTAGAACAATATAAATGTTATGTAAGgcactttctattttcttgaGTTATCTATCCTTAATAAGAATCACAATAGATTTCCTCAATGACATTTTCTAGTCAATTGTTTCACATGTAAGAAACTTCTGTAGTTATCTTAGCATTCATCTCTGGGAAAATAAGCAGGGGTATTGTTAAGTTATAGCCCAAAACTTGACCCCGTAGTGTCTTTTTAGCCCaatgttaaaaaattacaagtaTAACATGTCATTATCTCCTTTATTCACTTAATAGCCCACATCAAATGTTTGGGCAGCTAAAGCTGACATGTATTGCCGGCATCGAATTGTCATGTTATCCAATTCAGACTTGAATTAATATATTGGAAAAAATAGCTTCTGGCAATGTATGTCGACTTCAGTTGGCCAGAAAATTGATGCTGGCTAATAAGTGAACAACTGATAAGTACATGCTAGTATATTTGTAATGTTCTTAAAATTGGGCTAAAAAGTGGCATGGGTCACGTTCGGGCTATAACTTAAGAATAACACAAATAAGTACTATCAAGGTTAATATATGACTTTcctaaaaggaaaaaaggcTATATAACTGCTAAATTTCCTACTGGGAGCTGAATGATGTCATTTTTGCCGAGGGTGCTCATCCTTTGCAAATACATGTTCTACGTAAGGCCTGTTATTAGTTTAACAGGAAATTTTGATCtttgataaattttagtaCTTTGGTCCAATATGATGAAGTTATgcaaatattattgttttaatttctcaaGCAATTCCTGCAGTATAATATTCTCCATGAAGACGAATCagtaaatttaataatttacagCTTAGAGTCTGTGTTAAACAACTTTGTTGGTCCCTAGTGTCATCCTATATCTTGAGTTAGATAAAGGGGACAACTCTTTAGGAAAATCTTCCATCTTCGTTTTTGAGGAGAGCACAAGTGAAAATGCCTTTACATGGTGTTATGCCTTTCATTATTTTCACAATTTAACTAAACTGATACattcattttatatagtattattattagaaaGCAAAACTACTTTTCGGTTTCATGCTTTTGTTACGAACTTCAAAATATCTTGAATCATAGAGCATGAAAAATTTACGCATGAAAATTACCTGTTCATCAACTGCAGGGTATTGATGGATCTAGAGTTGAAAAGGTTTTGGAGGCTGTGCATATTGCAGccaacaaaaatactgttCCTGGGGATGTGTCTGCCATGGTACCTGGAGGTATTCGAATGGGTAAGCCTTTTTCCGTGGCTATTATAGACGGCTTTGATTTTATACCATTTAAGTCATGATGATGGGATCCTTAACATCTCTACTAGGCACTCCGGCTCTCACGTCAAGGGGTTTCGTTGAGGTTGATTTTGCCAAAGTTGCCGAGTTCTTTGATGCAGCTGTAAAATTGGCCCTAAAGATAAAGGCTGACGCAAATGGTTGTTATTTCTGTCATTTCTCGCATTTTACCTTTACTCTGTCTCTCTTGCTTGACATGCCCATCTGTCCCAATTTTGATAACCATGGTTTCTTACGAGTGCATGTTAATTCTAATAACAAAGCCATTTGTTGCAATCATTAGGAACCAAGTTGAAGGACTTTGTGGCATCTATGAAGTCAGACACTCATCAATCTGCACTATCAAAGCTACGACTTGAGGTTGAGGATTATGCTAAACAATTTCCCACAATTGGATTTCAGAAAGAGACAATGAAATATAAGGACTGAAGCCAAGCTCAAACTCCTGAAAGGTAGTAAAAGTTATTGTTCAAAAACATCATAGATACTATATATGCTATTTTGGTGCTTTAGTTAGATCAAAATTAAGCGCCCCAAATTTACATCAAGGTTGTCTTGTAGTATAAGACTTTCATGTCGCCTAAATTCCTCCACCAAAGCATAACTAAGAAATAGTTGTATAAAAATCATGTATGAGAATTTGTAACCATCATACCCAGATGATCAATCATATTCATTCCCGGTTTACATTATTCATGACTTGATTCTGCCTATTGTCCTCTGAGCTATACTGGAGATTTAGGTCCATCTCGTGATTCTGATAGTCTCCATATTTGTAGGTTACTCTTTTGTTCTATGTCAGCCCCCCTAGTTCCCACTCCCCACACCCTTATTTGGCGTAGAGAAGCTGCTAAATACTTGTTCGTTACTTGACATGCTCTATTTAAAGAACTCTTTAATGGGTGCTAATTTCATATAGTTGATCGAGCAGTCCATCGTATTTTCTTAACTGTGTTCGTCCCTGACAAGTTTTTATGATGCAGACTGCCGTATACAATTCTACCATGACCACGAGCGGCTTCTCATCGGATATCATGAAGTCCCTTAGTTTTGTACCGTGGGCATGTGTTATCCTTGGAACAATAGTTTACATTTTCTGCTTTGCTTCATTTGTATGACTGCCGCAGTATCAATTGATGCTATCaatatattgttttgtttctgTTGTCATTTTACATGCATTATGGTTTATGTTATCATCACTCACCCTTTATAGAATTCATATATGAGCATCCATAATCTTCTTTATATATTCGTGATTTAatcgtattttttttatcggaATGACATTAGAACAAGAATGGTGAATGAGTAGTCCA harbors:
- the LOC125221769 gene encoding serine hydroxymethyltransferase 2, mitochondrial, with the translated sequence MALRRLSSIRSLYSPRYTSSFANPAATRHYSSRVTWINQLNAPLEEVDPEVADIIELEKARQWKGLELIPSENFTSLSVMQAVGSVMTNKYSEGYPGARYYGGNEYIDMAERLCQKRALETFQLDPEKWGVNVQSLSGSPANFQVYTALLKPHERIMALDLPHGGHLSHGYQTDTKKISAVSLFFETMPYRLDESTGYVDYDQLEKSAVLFRPKLIVAGASAYARLYDYARIRKVCDKQKAVLLADMAHISGLVAAGVIPSPFEYADVVTTTTHKSLRGPRGAMIFFRKGVKEINKQGQEVKYDFEDKINQAVFPGLQGGPHNHTISGLAVALKQAMTPEYKAYQEQVLSNCSKFAEALLERGYNLVSGGTDNHLVLVNLRDKGIDGSRVEKVLEAVHIAANKNTVPGDVSAMVPGGIRMGTPALTSRGFVEVDFAKVAEFFDAAVKLALKIKADANGTKLKDFVASMKSDTHQSALSKLRLEVEDYAKQFPTIGFQKETMKYKD